The DNA sequence TAAGGGAGcagtccaaaagaagaagaagaaggaacaaaaggaaccaaaaggtatttgtttcttttgcaacAAAGATGGGCACTGGAAGAGGAATTGCAAAGCTtatcttgcatccttgaagaacAAGTCTTCAACGGAAGGTATGATCAATGTGATTGAATCAATATTTACAGTTAATAATACTTccacttggataattgattcaggTGCATCCCACCATGTTTGCACTTCGTTGCAGGACCTAGTGGGAGCAAGGAAGCTTAAAGCTGGAGAAATCACCCTACGTGTAGGAAATGGCACAAGAGTTGAAGCCAAAGCCGTAGGGACTTATATTTTGAAGTTACCATCAGGAGATACATTGGAGTTAAATAATTGTCTTTATCTTCCTATATGTATAAAGAACCTTATCTCCATCTCCATGCTTTTGAAGGATGGTTATAGAGTAGTTTTTGATAAACTAAGTGGTTTTGTATCTATTAATGAACGCATGATATGTCATGCTAATATTATTGATGGTCTCTTTCATCTAGCTTTAGATGGTAGTATTAACTGTATGAAGGAAAATGCTTTGGGATCTAAGAGATCTCGAGAAACGGTTAACCCCATTAAGATGTGGCACCTTAAACTTGGTCATATTAGCCAAGATAGAATTCACAAATTATCCAAAAATGGATACTTAGAGTCATTAGGATCTGATCCTATGCCTACTTGTGAGTCTtgtctaaaaggaaaaatgaccaaGTCACATTATGGTGGACAAAGAACAAGAGTTAAAGAACTCCTAGGCCTAATACATACCGATGTATGTGGTCCCATGTCCACTATTAGTAGAGGTGGATTCTCATACTTCATAACCTTTACCGATGATTATTCTCGGTTTGGTTATTTATACCTTATGAAGAACAAATCTGAAGCCTTTGAAAAGTTCAAAGAATTTAAGAATGAAGTTGAGAAACAAACCGACAGAAGTATTAAGGCTCTAAGATCTGATCGAGGAGGCGAATACTTAAGCAATGAGTTTATTGATTATCTCAAACAAGAAGGCATTGTTTCTTCATTAGCTCCTCCTGGAACACCACAACTCAATGGTGTCTCTGAAAGGAGAAATCGAACTTTGTTAGACATGGTTCGTTCCATGATGAGCTATACTGATTTACCTATATCCTTTTGGGGATATGCACTTCAAACAGCAATTTATTTGTTGAATAAAGTGCCTTCCAAGTCCGTCCCTCTTACACCATATGAGATGTGGCATGGGAAGAAACCAAGTCTCAATCATATTAAGATTTGGGGTTGTCCAGCTTATGTCAAAAGACTAGAAGCAGGCAAGCTTGAAGCTAGATCAAGCAAGTGTTTATTTGTGGGATATCCTAAAGATAGTTTAGGATATTATTTCTATCAACCTGAAGAACAAAAGGTGTTTGTTAGCAGGAATGCCACTTTCCTTGAAAGGGACTACGtccttgatggaaatgttgagcAAATGGTAGAACTCAAGGAAGTATCCAACAAGCCACAAACTAACACTCCATTTCCCATTGAACAACTTCCTGAACCAACTATAACACAAACTCCAAGAATTTCTAGTAGGATCCGGATACCTCCCAAGAGGTATGGTTTGTGTCATGAAAGCCTTGGGGAGTTAAATCTCCTTGGTGACAATGAAAACCTGTATGATCCTTCTAGTTATAATGAAGCAATGTCAAATGTTGACTCAAAGCAATGGCAAGAAGCCATGGAATCCGAGATTGACTCTATGTATACCAATCAAGTCTGGACTCTCGTTGACCCTCCACCTGGTATTAGACCAATTGGAAACAAATgggtcttcaagaaaaagatagGTTCAGATGGTAAAATAGAAACCTACAAAGCAAGGTTGGTGGCAAAGGGCTATAAGCAAAGAGAGGGCATTGACTATGAAGATACGTTCTCTCCTGTTGCCATGGTTAAATCTATTCGGATATTATTTGCTATAGCTGCTCACTATGATTATGAGATATGGCAAATGGACGTAAAGACTGCCTTTCTGAATGGCAACCTTGAGGAAGACCTTTATATGGATCAACCTGAAGGCTTTACGTCTAAAGATGACATTCATAAAGTGTGTAAGCTTCATAGGTCCATCTATGGActcaagcaagcttcaaggagttGGAACATCCGTTTTGATGATGCAGTCAAATCTTTTGGTTTCACACAAAACATGGATGAACCTTGTGTTTACAAGAAGGTCAGTGGGAGTGTTGTTGTGTTCCTTGTACTTTATGTAGATGACATCCTACTATTTGGGAATGATGTAGGAATGTTATCTTCAATTAAAGTTTGGTTGTCCAAGACCTTCCTTATGAAGGATCTTGGAGAAGCTGCCTATGTACTAGGAATAAAAATCTACAGAGATAGATCAAGGAGATTAATTGGATTATCTCAATCCTTGTACATAGACAAAGTGCTGAATAGATTTCACATGGAACAATCTAAGAAGGGTTTTCTGCCTGTCAGACATGGCATTCACCTTTCTAAGAAAATGTGCCCACAAACGATTGAGGAAGTGCAAAAGATGAGCAAGATCCCATATGCATCTGCAATAGGGAGCCTCATGTATGCGATGCTATGCACAAGACCTGATATCAGTTATGGCGTAAGCATAACCAGTCGATATCAGTCCAATCCAGGTTTAGAACACTGGAATGCTGTTAAGAATATCCTTAAGTACTTGAGAAGGACTAAAGATTTATTCCTCGTTTATGGAGGTGGTGATTTGCAATCAGAGTTGCAAGTGGAAGCATACACAGACTCAGATTTTCAATCTGATGTGAATGACAGAAAATCCACATCAGGGTTTGTCTTCACCTTGAATGGAGGTGCAGTAAATTGGAGAAGCTGCAAACAAAGCGTTACTGCAGATTCCACTACTGAGGCAGAATACATTGCAGCATCAGAGGCTGCAAAGGAAGCAGTttggatgaaaaagttcatcactGAACTTGATGTTGTTCCTACCATTGAGTCACCGATTCCACTTTACTGTGACAACAATGGGGCAATTGCTCAAGCCAAGGAACCAAGGTCTCATCAAAAATCCAAACACATCGAAAGACGCTTCCATATCATAAGGGAGATTGTTAATCGTGGAGACATTAACATTCTCAAAGTAGCATCTGTTGATAACATATCGGATCCATTCACTAAGCCTTTATCACAAGCAAAGCTAGAACAACATCTTGAGAAGATGGGTGTACGTTTCATGGCTGATTGGGTTTAGTACAAGTGGGAGattgaaggaattgtgtcctaaaacaatcattttgatgtaattattattgtaattattattaatcaaaagggcaagtttattgttcattgcttatatttgatatttgattgaacaaggtccaaggaatatgagttaaagagaaagtaatctaaagagttagatgtgtgagacctttactcttttacactcttatcctaaaaggttcctagtcataggattatcacttggacattgataatccggaaagactagcacatactatgtatgctcaatatggaggatgatatgtctcttgtcatttgtgtggagacactaatacaagtatgtgggtgctcttaatttaaagagtacactgaacgcgatcattagagttcttgtatggagtcttacttacatgtcaaacttgaactctaaattgcaataatacaaattagtcctttgacctgagacaccatagttgtcttatgagtgaattgattatttcttgatgatgcaataatattgtgtcccttaatggatataatagatgcattcattggtataatcaattcggtcatggagacatgtgagtgtacaataaggaatctctatccttaagtaaataaggtgtatgttcaaagatgtgattcaatgagtctttggccaaagcattgaatgagattaaaaaggagtttctaatcacattctaagaatcacataagaatgaaaatcacattaggggattgacatatcaattccataccccgatgatgtgatttagaacatagtgttagagaaggaccgtattgtattgtaattccaattgaataggttctttgtcattctacattaactagggtagtcatgatatgttgcaagacgtcactcatgacttgtgaagtccccgaggattaataaacatttataatcctaataacaagggagaatcaaaaatggagtttttgattcgtaaacaaaatagaattgtttctataaacttcactgccttgttaattagaacctaagagatcgcacaccatataagtggatcattgagattgtatatgaagaagattaaacaagagttggttatgaccaaataattaattagatttattatttggacataattaggattttcgggtaaaaccgaacctattgggcctaaacgattgtcgggtttttggtgtggacttgggcttcactaaatgagatttaaatgaaagcccaagacacatttttagtgcccaataacaagtatggaccagccaaaatattggctttatgaaagtcaatattttcttttagtaattggagttatttcctattatataaaagtgaaagcatggacaaagagaataagtgtgtctccacactattattttcagatttgagatttgagagagagagagaaagagttctttcttggtccattacaaaattaaaggaaagaagaacacttgcataatttcttcttttctttcatctttcttcatctcttgattcacttggtgaagatccttagaggccatatctTTTTGTGGCTTTCCTTACTACATCAAAGAGAAGATTAtaagcacaagaaggagtacaagaaggagttcttaatccaaggtgcttcaaggtggaggaaacacacacaaggagagatcaaggagaggaactttggtggttcacttggatcggattaaaatcacgctccaagggtgagtagaacataaactccctctttgttcttccttactatgcatgctatgtttatatacatatcacaataagccaagatcatgggttaaaggaatggattttatgtttagttagtagtttaatggttaaactaattccgcactaattaaaaagttttgaaatccatccattccttcacTATCCTACAATCTTTCCACATTTATCTTTTTCTGAAGTAAAAGATATAAGTGACTTAAATCATAAATCTACTTTATCTAAAATGAATTCAGGAATTGTGAGAGCATGTAGTGTTTTTAATTTGCTTTGTGTAAAATGGTCTTCTTGCTAACAAAAAATACCAATAATCTTGATAGATCAGCGAATGTATAATTCTAGAAAAGTATGCAACTGAAAAATATATGGTGTGCAAAATGTGTTAATAATTTTGAGAGATCTGTATATGATCGATTCTTTTCCTCTTAGTTTAGGTATATATCATGATCTTAACAAGTTTGATTAATAGCTGGAACCAATTGTTATGATCCTAAATTACGTATAAATAATGATTTAAGTATAAATAATCACCACATCTGGGTCCGATGATGTGCTTACTATTGCATTGGGAAACCCCGAGCATAAGGGTAGGGTTAGAGGTGTTGGTGGGAATGTGAAGCCAGCTGCATATTTTCACTTGCCAAAACGGCAGAGAAGGAGTGTAGAAGAGGCTATAAGGTCATCGCTGAAGAAAATATTTGAGGAGGAGAGGGATAACTTAATTGCTAAGGAAAGAGCTGCATGGGAGGAGGAAAAGGATAGACAGTTGGCTGAGGAAAGAGCTTATTGGAGTGAGAAGATTGCCAGGATAGAAGCAAAGATAGACGGGAAGGAGTTGCCTGTTGATACACCCAAATCTGCCACACCAGTCATTGAACTTGGTTCAGGACAAGGGAGTTGTTCCCGGCAGGGTGAAAAGGGTATAAATTGTAATGGGGAAACTGAGCTAGTGATGGCTGCaaagaagaagttggttttaAGAGACGATGTGAACATGGTGTTTGAAGAGGAACTTGTGCATGCCATTGATGGGAAGCCAACAATATTGGAAAATGAGTCGAGAGATGTCTTTTCTGTTCCGAAGGCAAGAGTAAAGGATGCAGAGGTAAATTTCATACTAGCCTAAATAAAATTTCCATTAGACATGTTATGCTGATATAGCTTTCATTATGTGAATGGTGAAGAGGAAAATTGATACTTGCTTAAATAAATTTGAACTTGATGTGTATATGCTGGTATAGGTTTTGTTAGGTCAGAACGAGTGCAAATTGGCTATTGATTCAGTGGAAAATATTGTAGCCATTGGAACAGTCATCAATGTCGACTTTGGGACCAACCAACAAACTATCCATGGTGTTCCATTGGGAGAGAAAAATGTCTGCGTCTCTATCATTCGGACTTTGATTCATGAAGCTTTGCTACCATTTCCCATAAAAGATGAGATAGTGACAGTTAAGGATGCCATTGGGACTTGTGTTGCTTGGCCGAAGAACCTAGTCATTGCCCCTGCAGCAGATGCCAAGGTAACTCAAATTTGTTTTTACTTCAATATGGATGTCACTTGGACAACTAAATTGATAATGTGATATGGCAGTTTATATATAGTAACTTATTTTTGGAAACAATAGAAAAAACCAAAGCGTAAAAATCAAAAGAGGACCACAGTGGATATGTTTGAAGATAATGAAGACTTGCAAAACCTACCTCCGAATCTCCCAGCAGCTGTAACTACCATGTGCATTTGGGCCAACACTGAATTGCGGGATGGGGCCACCATTCACACCACTTTTGATGCTGAAATTTTTGGTCATCCAAGGAAAGCTGTTGTCTTTAGAAGTGACATCTATGCCATGGCACACATGTTGGAACTAGCAGGAGGCTGTATTGTTTTTTACATGAGGTAAATACATTAAGCTAGGTAGCAATTTTTCATCATTTGATTGGAACAATCATTATGTTTTTGTGTATATGAGGTAATTAATATATTGCAGGTGGCTATATTGTTTTTTACTTGTTTATGATTTTTCTTATGTGAATCAGTGGTAATATTGTGAATCTGAATTGTCTATGTAGCTACCTGCATGATGTTTTGAAGATGTCCAAGATGACTGACATGGTAACCTTTGTTGACCCTGATCACACAGGTGCACTTGGCTGTGGAAATCCAACTGAACGAGCTCGGTCTTTGTCTAATCGGTTTAAAAATGGGAAGCCTGGCCAGATTTATTTGGTGTCATATAACTCTGGGTATGTAAATTGGATTTCAAATAGtgggtttgttttgttataTTATTTGTAAGTAGCTGCTTTTTATAGCATCTACATCTTTAACTAAAAACGAGTTTTGTTTGTGTTATAGTTCTCATTGGATGTTGTCTGTTGTGAATCCCGATGAAGAGATCATTTACTTCATGGATCCGTTAAAGAGGCGCCTCATAACCGGTGAATGGAAAACAATTTTGGATAAGTACGTCTTCTTTCCACTATATAAGTCGATCATAACTTGGTTTTACTTGCACATTATATAAATGATTTACTTATGTTGATGTTTTGCGATTCATTTTGAAGCTCCATTAAAATCTACAATGCCAACAAGAGTAGGAAAGGGAGGAAACTAATCCAATGGAAAAATCTTGTTGTAAGTTGATGGAGGGATATAAAGTATCCTAGCTAGCATCTTAAGGTTTACATGGTAAGTAGTGCTTCTGATATAGTGCCTTGTGTTATTTTCAGGGTATTCCTGAGCAAAATGGTGGGAAGAGTTGTGGTTATTGGATAATGCGTTACATGAAGGAGATAGTTGAAGACAAGAATTTAGAGTTTGCTACTAAGGTATTTGAGCAGCTTCCAATGCTATAATACACTTTATTTAATGGTTTCAATGTAATCTTCATCAGAGGGATATATCATACTATGTTTTTTTTGCAGTGGGATAGAAGAACAAATCTTGTTTACACAGAACAGGATATTGATGAAGTTCGAGCTGAATGGGTGAAGCATGTTTTGAAGTTTCCACAAATGTAGTGCACACAAAGAGGGTCTATGGTATATGCATAGTTAGGGTCGACTGTGATTTTGTGCATATTGACATTGCATGCATAGCTAGATTATGGAGGGTTTTTTTGCCTAGCTAAGATGATCGACTTTTGCTTTTATCGATCATTATTTTAACCTCCTAACAGCTTATCAACTTTAGGATgaattgatggaaatgttgaatGTTGATGTAGTTACTGGTTGATTGAAATGAAATGACTTTTGACTTGTTATAGTTAGATGTTGTTATTGTACGTGCCTATCTGTTAGCACAGGTTTTACAATATATGCTATAGTTATAAGACAACTCAGACAACATAAGTATTAAAAGAAGCAATGTTGCACTaaacatcacacaacagaaaggtATGGTTTTAAGATAACTCAAGCAACATAAATACCTGGACAAACTGATGTTGCACGAAACATTAGACAACAGAAAGATATGGTTATAGAACAGCTAAGACAACATAAATAACAAAGAAACTGTGGTTGTACGaaacatcagacaacagaaatatgTGGTTATAACAGAACCCGAACAACATAAATACCAAAGATACTGATGTTGCACCTAACATAAAACAACAGAATTTTATcaaatatctgttgtctgaagcaaTTGAAGACCACATAAGAAACAAACCACCTATAATCCTTAtgacaatcagacaacagaaaacttcaaaattcattgCTCAAAGTTAATTACCACAACAAAACCTACGAACCAATGTCGTTGAAGCAAACTCAGAACCacagaaaatttccaaactattGTTTGTTAGTATTGTACATCGACATATTTTTGTGGTCTGAAACATAGTCAGACAACAGTACAGCCAAAAAGTTTTGGTCTATTTAGACAACTTATTTATGTCGTTTTAATCAAAAAGAAACAAtacaacataataaatatatgtcGTCAAGAATAgagtcagacaacagaaaatagTCAAGATTGTTGTATTCACACCACAGATTTCTGTCGTCCCAATTAATTACATACGAGAGAGTTTTATGAAAATATGTTGTGTAGGGTTCTGTATAACAACATATAAATGTCGTTTCGTTACTACTTCAACCACATAAAGTCATAATTCATCATACCTCgacataatcagacaacagattattggcagcctctgttgtttgagtgaaatATAAATCACGggtaatatctgtcgtctgaaggcctaagAGACATCACGCCAGGAGACAACAGAATTTTtctgaatcagacgacagattatatatctgtcgtctgatagctTTGGTGACATAGTGATTGCCAGATCGAAAAAACCCTAGAGCTTCAATCTTATCACCCTAGCAGAACACCTAGGAATAGCTCGGAGCAACAGACGTCGTCAAGAATTGGAGAAGACTACTGGAAACGGTGTCTTAAATTCTAGGTGGATATGTAATGAgaaatttgcaaaaaaaaaaaattatcctgGCTAACGAGTAAGCAAGTTACAATTATTGAATATTCTAGACCGTTAGAtatattttgtattttaattatATTCGAAGgtctaaaatattcaaaaaagttAATGTATGACATACATTAACATACACTAGAATTTTCCACCCTAACTAGCCCAAGATATAATAAACATGTTCATTACGTAAAATAGTATGGCTTCAGTCGTATCCTACTAgttcttaatttcttcttcttcttcaatttgtctttgttttttggGATATTGATTATTTACAcaatttgagcctaaaaattgctcacttactccaccaagaagTTTTTAATCCCAATTACCCAATTTAAAGAtcaatgacagttttgccctcattttaattaacaaactacactcctctcagactctctctctctctctctcgcctaAAACGATGACAGAGATCAAGAAGCCTTTGATTCCAACGACGCATAAATGGCTGGAATCTAACAGATCGCTATGGATGCAGGAGAGAATCTCCAACATAGCATCCTATTTCCAGAAGTAGAAGCCAGTGGAGGAGGCATACTGGAAGAGggatgttaatgtctaagatctAGCGATGGCTAAACCTTGTTAActctggtccgatgggcggacagCTACTTATGATGATTGACACTTCCGcaacctgtcaagtaaaatatagagggcatcagagggagaccacgTTGGTGGTCTTcccttctctgatgcctaagttagtcaatgtatttatattgacagaataatagtaggtaagtagtaaatgcgtaattaatgaggagagatgagagaggagaaaaccttttataggtgaggaagaagctgatcttctctatgtttttgatgtgggactgatatgcttcagttctcagcttctggagcttctgatgctatgtTGGCGAGGAgcatggcggcgcgtcagcgatGATCTGGCGGTAAGCCTAGTCTCAGGCGGTAGCctacttggctgtgttcccgtaggtcactcctttggctgGAGTTGGTATCGCTGGTGGCGGTATGaacgtggctcattatagctaattatgcttgcaaatgctcatgtaagtacaagggAGGAGAATCTAGAGATGGGGCAAGGAAAAGAGTTGGGTCAGGCCGACCCAACAGAGGTCCTGGATGGCGCAACGGGAGTTGTCGTTGGTGTCGGCATTAAACCAGAGGAAGGAGATGGAGCTGCGGGAGGTGAATACGAAGAGGCCGGAGGGGCTTGATGTCGGCAGATCTGAAGTTGTTGTAGTTGGGTGGGCCCGAAAGCATGCAGTCCCAGTAGTCTTAGACGATGGATGGCGCTGGAGAAGGTAGGGTGGTAAAGGCGCagcatgtcacgcccctgatttttacaacaataaaaatcgatatatataatcccataattatacatgcgtgaatgttcagtcatcaatacaaatacctggaacatctttcctttaaaacaagtacttactgaggAACTGAAccatccaagataacatacactcgctccacagagttatatattacacaaatttacgaattaaattgtcatcacaaaataaaacgtaaatgctcctcagagcttactgcatagcggaagtcatatactGGCAaatccaacaaaatttgcttcctacccgtcctgctgccaacaagctacctcagcttcagccacgattttcctgacctgcaggattagcccctacaccgtttaaatggtgcaccggggttgccaaacaacaaacccgggaAGCTTTtgtaagctcgtatgagtaactcatgaacatcaatcaacaactcacatcaatctacttaaggaaacatgcagccatgatttcCTTCTAACGTTTcatatcctttccacagaaaggacaacatgagtcaccgctatgaccatgccttatttgctaacttaaccatcaagtagcaattcaagtctcatctagacaattaaagaataATGCCgtcggaactctcctttaagctgcatacctatgagtctcaagcaaccttgaccgttactcccataagctatcatggcagataaactagaactctattgaaattgtaatcactcgtcctatcaaggacgtgattacctatttcctgccttgatcaccatctgtgatctgtcaccatctgtgacatatgatttcagactccgtctggtcatgaaatcaacatcaaggtcgccatctgcaacctgtcaccatctgtgacatatgatctttagaccccatctggtctcagctcaactattgatcaccatctgtcaccatctgtgactcatgatcttcagaccccatctgatcatgaaatcaaacatcaaggttaccgtctgcaacctgttagtatctatgatctatcaccatctgtgacataagatcttcttagaccctatctggtcttaaggtcaacgttaagtaagtcgcatccgacttaaaaacgttacaacatctagtttcggtttttcctaatccctgctcaccatctgtgacccttgatacaaaaaccaatacatctaaaatgagtcacgcttgactcaaaatgtaatatcaagctcaatacttttcaaacaatag is a window from the Rosa chinensis cultivar Old Blush chromosome 2, RchiOBHm-V2, whole genome shotgun sequence genome containing:
- the LOC121051131 gene encoding uncharacterized protein LOC121051131 encodes the protein MAAKKKLVLRDDVNMVFEEELVHAIDGKPTILENESRDVFSVPKARVKDAEVLLGQNECKLAIDSVENIVAIGTVINVDFGTNQQTIHGVPLGEKNVCVSIIRTLIHEALLPFPIKDEIVTVKDAIGTCVAWPKNLVIAPAADAKKKPKRKNQKRTTVDMFEDNEDLQNLPPNLPAAVTTMCIWANTELRDGATIHTTFDAEIFGHPRKAVVFRSDIYAMAHMLELAGGCIVFYMSYLHDVLKMSKMTDMVTFVDPDHTGALGCGNPTERARSLSNRFKNGKPGQIYLVSYNSGSHWMLSVVNPDEEIIYFMDPLKRRLITGEWKTILDNSIKIYNANKSRKGRKLIQWKNLVGIPEQNGGKSCGYWIMRYMKEIVEDKNLEFATKWDRRTNLVYTEQDIDEVRAEWVKHVLKFPQM